A single window of Hymenobacter sp. APR13 DNA harbors:
- a CDS encoding Ppx/GppA phosphatase family protein: protein MQYPLLKLAAIDIGSNAVRCQISAVLHYGDRYRLKRVEYVRYPLRLGEDVFATGTISEKKQEKFIKFLHALKLLMEVHDVAPNHYLICATSAMRTATNGAEVAARIQQELGMSVQVIDGQAEAAYINRVIEHLLEDKKHYLHIDVGGGSTEFNIYHDRRKVASQSFEIGSIRRMQQEESGLANTDAQAGLWQRMEEWVTENARRYHVTRAIGTGGNINKLYSLAQPQLDKPVTRRRIGTILDHLTSLSMDERVNVAMLNPDRADVIVPAGHIYLSAMEWANISQMIVPDIGLKDGMLQTLFEEHFDEIRARDDHSNRTPIPTVQSRPTEVE, encoded by the coding sequence GTGCAATATCCTCTGCTGAAGCTTGCCGCCATTGATATCGGTTCCAACGCTGTTCGCTGTCAGATTTCAGCAGTTCTGCACTACGGCGACCGGTACCGGCTCAAGCGGGTGGAGTACGTGCGCTATCCGCTGCGCCTCGGCGAAGACGTGTTTGCCACCGGCACCATTTCGGAGAAGAAGCAGGAGAAGTTCATCAAGTTTCTGCACGCGCTGAAGCTGCTGATGGAAGTGCACGACGTGGCCCCCAACCACTACCTGATCTGCGCCACCTCGGCCATGCGCACGGCCACCAACGGCGCCGAAGTAGCCGCCCGCATTCAGCAGGAGCTGGGCATGTCGGTGCAGGTGATTGACGGCCAAGCCGAGGCCGCCTACATCAACCGCGTAATCGAGCACCTGCTCGAAGACAAAAAGCACTACCTGCACATCGATGTGGGCGGCGGCAGCACCGAGTTCAACATCTACCACGACCGCCGCAAGGTGGCGTCGCAGTCGTTTGAGATTGGCTCGATCCGGCGCATGCAACAGGAAGAAAGCGGCCTCGCCAACACCGATGCCCAGGCCGGCCTGTGGCAGCGCATGGAAGAATGGGTGACGGAAAATGCCCGTCGCTACCACGTCACCCGAGCCATTGGCACGGGTGGCAACATCAACAAGCTCTACAGCCTGGCTCAACCTCAGCTCGACAAGCCTGTCACGCGCCGCCGCATCGGCACCATCCTCGACCACCTGACCAGCCTGAGCATGGACGAGCGCGTCAACGTGGCCATGCTCAACCCCGACCGCGCCGACGTCATCGTGCCGGCCGGCCACATCTACCTGTCGGCTATGGAATGGGCCAACATCAGCCAGATGATCGTGCCCGACATCGGCCTGAAAGACGGCATGCTTCAGACCCTGTTCGAGGAGCATTTCGACGAAATCCGGGCCCGCGACGACCACTCCAACCGCACGCCCATTCCAACAGTGCAAAGCCGCCCCACCGAGGTAGAGTAA
- a CDS encoding NAD-dependent deacylase, with protein sequence MKKKKIVALTGAGISAESGLATFRGSDGLWEGHRIEDVATPEGWAANPELVLEFYNQRRAAARAAQPNAGHLALAALEREFEVVVVTQNVDDLHERAGSSHIIHLHGKLLEARSSRFEHLVYPMDTDRIELGERCAKGHQLRPNIVWFGEAVPLMEQAMEETATADIFLVVGTSLQVYPAAGLVGYAPASCPVYIIDPSRPPGFSAAQPAFHHRASQHRRTPAGRRAAGPAVARTLQFAPPRR encoded by the coding sequence ATGAAAAAGAAGAAGATTGTTGCCCTGACCGGCGCGGGCATCAGCGCGGAAAGCGGCCTGGCTACCTTCCGCGGCTCCGACGGGCTGTGGGAAGGCCACCGCATCGAGGACGTAGCCACGCCGGAGGGCTGGGCTGCCAACCCGGAGCTGGTGCTGGAGTTTTACAACCAGCGCCGGGCCGCCGCCCGGGCCGCCCAGCCCAATGCGGGCCACCTGGCGCTGGCGGCGCTGGAGCGGGAGTTTGAGGTGGTGGTCGTCACCCAGAACGTTGACGACCTGCATGAGCGGGCCGGCTCCAGCCACATTATCCATCTGCACGGCAAGCTGCTGGAGGCGCGCAGCTCCCGCTTCGAGCACCTGGTGTACCCGATGGATACTGACCGGATTGAGCTGGGCGAGCGGTGCGCCAAGGGCCACCAGCTGCGGCCCAACATCGTGTGGTTTGGCGAGGCCGTGCCGCTGATGGAGCAGGCCATGGAGGAAACCGCCACGGCCGATATTTTCCTGGTAGTAGGCACTTCATTGCAGGTGTATCCGGCGGCCGGGCTGGTCGGCTACGCCCCGGCCAGCTGCCCGGTGTACATCATCGACCCCAGCCGACCCCCCGGTTTCAGCGCGGCGCAACCTGCATTTCATCACCGAGCCAGCCAGCACCGGCGTACCCCGGCTGGCCGCCGAGCTGCTGGCCCAGCAGTAGCGCGAACTTTGCAGTTCGCGCCCCCGCGCCGCTGA
- the ppk1 gene encoding polyphosphate kinase 1: protein MKLFKSADLIRKSKYISRDLSWLRFNYRVLDQAKDAGRPLFDRLRFLAITSSNLDEFFMIRVGSLYNYLDYGKERVDYSGLRELPFRRKLLDFAHRFVNDQSMTYLNELKPQFEKNGFNILRMDELTELELKKADGYFKNTIFPLLTPMVYDSYHGFPLMMNQMLILGVVTRTGTGDLETEKGQERLTFVQIPQNLTRFFELTRKEKVLFVPIEEIVRANLPKLFRNVEIESADLFRITRNGDFTLEESEDIDTDFIKELQQGLKTRKRGRVVRLEVEPNASALLMTVLKERWKIDNGNVFVINSLIDLKGLLQILKHPNFRGKTSRQPAPIAPLSLPEGADENLFEYLKHHDVLLHHPYNSIEPMVRLLEQAAEDPQVLGIKQTIYRLADDSRVTAALLKAAENGKHVSVLFEIKARFDEERNIREGARLEKAGCFVIYGVSKYKTHTKMLMVIRKEGEKVTRYVHIGSGNYNEQTSKLYTDVSLLTTNDVYGHDVSEFFNVITGHSQPDDYEYLITAPKDMRQQLVHLIREEARNAKKGLPSGIVIKINSLEDKEVIDELYKASKAGVPIRLIVRGICCLRPGRPSLSENIEVRSVVGDLLEHSRLFYFHQAGQPRLYAGSADVMVRSFDRRIEALFLIVNPQLKREAIGILMLNLLDNQNSYVMREDGAYIRRQPQPDEVIVNVHKDFYRRDEERLANATPDSMLALLTAAKAVEEAAALAAAEAPVEACSPEEEASADEPEAETVEYVVAAEAEEKEEADRTNA, encoded by the coding sequence TGAGTTCTTCATGATTCGCGTCGGCTCGCTTTACAACTACCTCGATTACGGCAAGGAGCGGGTCGACTACTCGGGGCTGCGCGAGCTGCCCTTCCGGCGCAAGCTGCTCGACTTCGCCCACCGCTTCGTCAACGACCAGTCGATGACGTACCTGAACGAGCTGAAGCCGCAGTTCGAGAAGAACGGCTTCAACATCCTGCGCATGGACGAGTTGACGGAGCTGGAACTGAAGAAGGCCGACGGCTACTTCAAGAACACCATCTTCCCGCTGCTCACGCCGATGGTGTACGACTCGTACCACGGCTTTCCGCTGATGATGAACCAGATGCTCATTCTGGGCGTGGTGACGCGCACCGGTACCGGCGACCTGGAAACCGAGAAAGGGCAGGAGCGCCTCACGTTCGTGCAGATTCCGCAGAACCTGACGCGCTTCTTCGAGCTCACGCGCAAGGAGAAGGTGCTGTTTGTGCCGATTGAGGAAATCGTGCGGGCCAACTTGCCCAAGCTGTTCCGCAACGTGGAAATCGAGTCGGCCGACCTGTTCCGCATCACCCGCAACGGCGACTTCACGCTGGAAGAATCCGAGGACATCGATACCGATTTCATCAAGGAGCTGCAGCAGGGCCTCAAGACGCGCAAGCGCGGCCGCGTGGTGCGCCTGGAAGTGGAGCCCAACGCCTCGGCGCTGCTGATGACCGTGCTCAAGGAGCGCTGGAAAATCGATAACGGCAACGTGTTCGTTATCAACTCGCTGATTGACCTGAAGGGGCTGCTGCAGATTCTCAAGCATCCCAACTTCCGCGGCAAAACCTCGCGCCAGCCCGCCCCTATTGCGCCGCTGAGTTTGCCCGAGGGTGCCGACGAGAACCTGTTCGAGTACCTCAAGCACCACGATGTGCTGCTGCACCACCCCTACAACAGCATCGAGCCGATGGTGCGGCTGCTGGAGCAGGCCGCCGAAGACCCGCAGGTGCTGGGCATCAAGCAAACCATCTACCGCCTCGCCGACGACTCGCGCGTGACGGCGGCGCTGCTGAAGGCGGCTGAAAACGGCAAGCACGTGTCGGTGCTGTTTGAAATCAAGGCCCGATTCGATGAGGAGCGCAACATCCGGGAGGGCGCGCGGCTGGAAAAGGCCGGCTGCTTCGTGATTTACGGCGTGAGCAAGTACAAGACGCACACCAAGATGCTGATGGTCATCCGGAAGGAAGGCGAGAAGGTGACGCGCTACGTGCACATCGGCTCAGGCAACTACAACGAGCAAACCAGCAAGCTCTACACCGACGTGAGTTTGCTCACGACCAACGACGTGTACGGCCACGACGTGTCGGAATTCTTCAACGTCATCACCGGCCACTCGCAGCCCGACGACTACGAGTACCTGATTACGGCGCCCAAAGATATGCGCCAGCAGCTGGTGCACCTGATCCGGGAAGAAGCCCGCAACGCCAAAAAAGGCCTGCCCAGCGGCATTGTTATCAAAATCAACTCCCTGGAAGACAAGGAGGTGATTGACGAGCTGTATAAGGCGTCGAAGGCCGGCGTGCCCATCCGCCTGATTGTGCGCGGCATCTGCTGCCTGCGGCCGGGCCGCCCCAGCCTGAGCGAAAACATTGAAGTGCGTAGCGTGGTCGGCGATTTGCTGGAGCACTCGCGCCTGTTCTATTTCCACCAGGCCGGGCAGCCGCGCCTCTACGCCGGCTCGGCCGACGTTATGGTGCGCTCCTTCGACCGGCGCATCGAGGCGCTGTTCCTGATTGTGAATCCGCAGCTCAAGCGCGAGGCCATCGGCATCCTGATGCTCAACCTGCTCGACAACCAGAACAGCTACGTCATGCGCGAGGACGGCGCCTACATCCGGCGCCAGCCGCAGCCCGACGAGGTGATTGTGAACGTGCACAAAGACTTCTACCGCCGCGATGAAGAGCGCCTGGCTAACGCCACGCCCGACAGCATGCTGGCCTTGCTGACGGCAGCTAAAGCTGTGGAAGAGGCCGCCGCCCTGGCTGCCGCCGAAGCGCCCGTGGAAGCCTGCAGCCCCGAAGAGGAAGCATCGGCCGACGAGCCGGAAGCGGAAACCGTGGAGTACGTGGTAGCTGCCGAAGCCGAAGAAAAAGAAGAAGCCGACCGCACCAACGCGTAA
- a CDS encoding metal-dependent hydrolase, which translates to MASIFGHCALGATLGKLLLPERRHWRYWLLAAACAFLPDADVIGFKFHVPYASLWGHRGLTHSILAAAVMASALTGLAQARRAPGTPPAGRLWLLLFLATASHGVLDALTIGGEGVAFFSPFEQQRYFFPWRPLAVSPIGVKKFVGEWAARVLKSELLWVGLPCLLILAMRKMLTSSPKTSGT; encoded by the coding sequence ATGGCTTCCATATTCGGGCATTGCGCGTTGGGCGCCACGCTGGGCAAGCTGCTGCTGCCGGAGCGCCGGCATTGGCGCTACTGGCTGCTGGCCGCCGCCTGCGCCTTCCTGCCCGATGCCGACGTTATCGGCTTCAAGTTTCATGTGCCCTACGCCAGCCTCTGGGGGCACCGCGGGCTTACGCACTCCATTCTGGCGGCTGCGGTGATGGCCTCAGCGCTGACCGGGCTGGCGCAGGCCCGCCGCGCGCCCGGCACGCCACCGGCCGGGCGGCTGTGGCTGCTGCTGTTTCTGGCTACGGCCTCCCACGGCGTCCTCGATGCCCTGACTATCGGCGGCGAAGGCGTGGCGTTTTTCAGCCCGTTCGAGCAGCAGCGCTACTTTTTCCCGTGGCGGCCGTTGGCGGTTTCGCCGATTGGAGTGAAGAAATTTGTGGGTGAATGGGCGGCCCGGGTGCTGAAAAGCGAGCTGCTGTGGGTGGGGCTGCCCTGCCTGCTGATCTTGGCTATGCGCAAGATGTTAACTTCATCTCCGAAGACATCAGGAACCTAG